The following coding sequences are from one Lolium rigidum isolate FL_2022 chromosome 6, APGP_CSIRO_Lrig_0.1, whole genome shotgun sequence window:
- the LOC124661118 gene encoding ubiquitin domain-containing protein 1-like, which produces MGCAGSTPTSDDNSKKLKKPKPWKHTQAITPAELKQMREEFWDTTPHYGGQKEIWDALRAAADAELSLAQTIVDSAGIIVTNSDMTLCYDERGAKYELPKYILSEPSNLIKEE; this is translated from the exons ATGGGCTGCGCCGGATCCACCCCTACATCTGATG ATAATAGTAAGAAGCTGAAAAAGCCAAAGCCTTGGAAGCACACTCAGGCAATAACACCAGCAGAACTCAAACAGATGCGCGAGGAATTCTGGGACACTACTCCTCACTACGGTGGACAGAAAG AGATTTGGGATGCACTTCGAGCCGCTGCAGACGCTGAATTATCTCTTGCACAGACCATAGTGGACAGTGCTGGCATCATCGTCACAAATTCTGACATGACACTTTGCTACGATGAAAGAG GTGCCAAATACGAACTACCGAAGTATATTCTGAGTGAGCCAAGTAATTTGATCAAGGAAGAATGA